The Streptomyces luteogriseus genome includes a window with the following:
- a CDS encoding TerD family protein — translation MLKGSNTPVPTAALRVELGWRTGPGVPDADTSALLLVSGKVRSDADFVFYNQPAHSSGAVRHEGKRDAGGRVTDTLLVDLARVEPEIETLVLAASSEGGAFGQVPDLYIEVQDAAQGTPVARFDNPGATTETAFVLGEFYRRQGAWKFRAVGQGYSSGLEGLATDYGITVDEPQQAAPAPVVAPAPPAAPPAAAYTPPPMPRSAPPPPPAAPVRLTKVTLTKASPSVSLTKQGGTSGALHVNLNWEVRKQFSGWSSKFGRPTAMHSDLDLDLCALYELNDGSKGVVQALGNSFGALHQPPYIHLDGDDRTGAVSTGENLTVNLDHKNAFRRILVFVTIYEGARSFADLHASVTLRPQHGAPIDFSLDECTVPSLVCALALITNTGDDLIVQREARYLVPDRGVSPQRTVDHAYGWGMNWTPGRK, via the coding sequence ATGCTGAAAGGTTCAAACACTCCGGTGCCCACCGCGGCGCTGCGGGTGGAATTGGGATGGCGAACCGGACCCGGAGTGCCCGACGCCGACACCTCCGCTCTGCTGCTGGTGAGCGGCAAGGTCCGCTCGGACGCGGACTTCGTCTTCTACAACCAGCCCGCCCACTCCTCCGGCGCCGTCCGGCACGAGGGCAAGCGCGACGCCGGCGGCAGGGTGACCGACACGCTCCTCGTCGACCTCGCGCGCGTGGAGCCCGAGATCGAGACGCTGGTCCTCGCCGCCTCCTCCGAGGGCGGCGCGTTCGGACAGGTCCCCGACCTGTACATCGAGGTCCAGGATGCGGCCCAGGGCACGCCGGTGGCACGTTTCGACAACCCGGGCGCCACCACCGAAACCGCTTTCGTGCTGGGCGAGTTCTACCGCCGCCAGGGCGCCTGGAAGTTCCGCGCCGTCGGCCAGGGCTACAGCAGCGGACTCGAAGGGCTGGCCACGGACTACGGCATCACGGTGGACGAGCCCCAGCAAGCGGCACCCGCACCGGTCGTGGCTCCGGCGCCTCCCGCCGCTCCACCGGCCGCCGCGTACACGCCCCCGCCGATGCCCCGGTCCGCGCCGCCGCCCCCGCCTGCCGCGCCCGTCCGCCTCACCAAGGTGACGCTCACCAAGGCGTCCCCTTCCGTCTCCCTCACCAAGCAGGGCGGCACCTCCGGTGCCCTGCACGTGAACCTCAACTGGGAGGTGCGCAAGCAGTTCTCGGGATGGAGCAGCAAGTTCGGGCGCCCGACGGCGATGCACTCCGACCTCGACCTCGACCTGTGCGCGCTGTACGAACTCAACGACGGCAGCAAGGGCGTCGTCCAGGCCCTCGGCAACAGCTTCGGAGCGCTGCACCAGCCCCCGTACATCCACCTCGACGGCGACGACCGCACCGGCGCCGTGTCGACGGGGGAGAACCTCACCGTCAACCTCGACCACAAGAACGCCTTCCGGCGCATCCTCGTCTTCGTCACCATCTACGAGGGCGCCCGCTCCTTCGCCGACCTGCACGCCTCGGTCACGCTCCGGCCGCAGCACGGCGCGCCGATCGACTTCTCCCTCGACGAGTGCACGGTCCCCTCCCTCGTGTGCGCGCTCGCCCTGATCACCAACACCGGCGATGACCTGATCGTCCAGCGTGAGGCCCGCTACCTGGTGCCCGACCGCGGGGTGAGCCCGCAGCGGACCGTCGACCACGCCTACGGGTGGGGCATGAACTGGACCCCCGGCAGGAAATGA
- a CDS encoding MOSC domain-containing protein: protein MGNAHLHSIHVHPVKAVRGVTPREADVEPWGLAGDRRWVLIDDGGKVVTQRRLPRLALVAAEPRPGGGVRLSAPGMTSLTVPVPRPSVTVPVEIFRDKVEAVEAEGEAAHAWFSSCLGIAVRLAHMDDPATRRPVAPEYARPGETVSFADGFPLLLTTTASLDALNSLIARGEYAGEGPLPMNRFRPNVVVAGTLAWAEDDWSRLTIGDVPFRVAKTCGRCVVTTTDQDTGERGREPLFSLGHHRRLGGKLVFGQNLVPLSRGTIRVGDPVGNLE, encoded by the coding sequence ATGGGGAACGCTCACCTGCACTCGATCCACGTCCATCCGGTCAAGGCGGTCCGGGGCGTCACGCCCCGGGAGGCCGACGTGGAGCCCTGGGGACTGGCCGGGGACCGGCGCTGGGTGCTGATCGACGACGGGGGAAAGGTCGTCACGCAACGCCGGCTGCCGCGCCTCGCGCTCGTCGCCGCCGAGCCCCGGCCCGGTGGCGGCGTACGTCTGTCCGCGCCCGGCATGACGTCGTTGACGGTGCCCGTTCCCCGGCCGTCCGTCACCGTGCCGGTGGAGATCTTCCGCGACAAGGTCGAGGCGGTCGAGGCCGAGGGCGAGGCCGCGCACGCCTGGTTCAGCTCCTGCCTCGGCATCGCCGTACGCCTGGCCCACATGGACGATCCGGCCACGCGCCGACCCGTCGCCCCGGAGTACGCGCGGCCCGGTGAGACCGTCTCCTTCGCCGACGGCTTTCCGCTGCTGCTCACCACGACGGCCTCGCTCGACGCCCTCAACTCCCTGATCGCGCGGGGCGAGTACGCCGGCGAGGGACCCCTGCCGATGAACCGCTTCAGGCCGAACGTGGTCGTGGCGGGCACCCTCGCCTGGGCCGAGGACGACTGGTCGCGCCTCACCATCGGGGACGTACCCTTCCGCGTGGCCAAGACCTGCGGCCGCTGCGTGGTGACCACCACCGACCAGGACACCGGCGAGCGCGGCCGCGAGCCCCTGTTCAGCCTGGGACACCACCGCCGCCTCGGCGGCAAGCTGGTCTTCGGGCAGAACCTGGTACCGCTGTCGCGCGGCACGATCCGGGTCGGGGACCCGGTCGGAAACCTCGAATAG
- a CDS encoding Rv1733c family protein, translated as MRAIRGLWRWRRNPLCRATDLAEAWVALAALLLILLAAPVAGSLVGETAQDALQRSVRSQHEARHLVTATVVRKLDRSPLDADPETSSGRDLRNRVLADWTAPDGTPHQGPVLASLKDPQRGDTVRIWTDRHGRMVARPLDSATASTHAVLAGFGAALATGGLIEGGRRLIVWRMVRRRYARWDQAWDRAGPDWGRTGTGS; from the coding sequence GTGCGAGCGATCAGGGGGCTCTGGCGCTGGCGGCGCAATCCGCTGTGCCGCGCGACCGACCTGGCCGAGGCCTGGGTGGCACTGGCCGCCCTGCTGCTGATCCTGCTGGCCGCCCCGGTGGCCGGCTCGCTCGTCGGGGAGACGGCTCAGGACGCGCTGCAGCGTTCCGTCCGGTCACAGCACGAGGCGCGCCATCTGGTGACGGCCACGGTGGTCCGCAAACTGGACCGCTCCCCGCTGGACGCCGACCCGGAGACCTCGTCGGGCAGGGATCTGCGCAACCGCGTCCTCGCCGACTGGACCGCGCCGGACGGCACCCCGCACCAGGGCCCGGTGCTGGCGAGCCTCAAGGACCCGCAGCGGGGCGACACGGTCCGGATATGGACCGACCGGCACGGCCGGATGGTGGCCCGCCCGCTCGACTCCGCGACGGCCTCGACGCACGCGGTCCTCGCCGGCTTCGGCGCCGCCCTGGCCACGGGCGGTCTCATAGAGGGCGGCAGACGGCTGATCGTCTGGCGCATGGTCCGACGCCGGTACGCCCGTTGGGACCAGGCATGGGACAGGGCGGGCCCGGACTGGGGCAGGACGGGCACCGGCAGCTGA
- a CDS encoding 3-hydroxybutyrate dehydrogenase, with protein MTVPRALPAPQASPLDLGGRTALVTGAAGGIGRACALRLAAAGAKVRAVDRDAAGLEALADQGRGLAGTVEPQVLDLTDLDAAELAAAGTDILVNNAGIQLVRPIEEFPPEVFHTVLTVMLEAPFRLIRGALPHMYGQGWGRVVNVSSVHGLRASAYKSAYVAAKHGLEGLSKTTALEGAPHGVTSNCVNPAYVRTPLVEKQLTDQAQAHGIPEERVLSEVLLQDSAVKRLIEPEEVAEAVAYLCSPQASFVTGTSLVLDGGWTAH; from the coding sequence ATGACCGTGCCCCGTGCCCTCCCGGCCCCCCAAGCCTCCCCGCTCGACCTGGGCGGCCGCACCGCGCTCGTCACCGGCGCCGCCGGCGGCATCGGCCGTGCCTGCGCGCTGCGGCTCGCGGCCGCCGGGGCCAAGGTCAGAGCAGTCGACCGGGACGCCGCGGGCCTGGAGGCGCTGGCCGACCAGGGGCGCGGCCTCGCCGGCACGGTGGAGCCGCAGGTCCTCGACCTCACCGACCTGGACGCCGCCGAACTCGCCGCCGCGGGCACCGACATCCTCGTCAACAACGCCGGGATCCAACTGGTGCGCCCCATCGAGGAGTTCCCGCCCGAGGTGTTCCACACGGTGCTCACCGTGATGCTGGAGGCACCGTTCCGGCTCATCCGCGGCGCCCTGCCCCACATGTACGGGCAGGGGTGGGGCCGCGTCGTGAACGTGTCGTCCGTCCACGGGCTGCGCGCCTCGGCCTACAAGTCGGCCTATGTCGCCGCCAAACACGGCCTGGAGGGACTGTCCAAGACCACCGCCCTCGAAGGCGCGCCCCATGGAGTCACCTCGAACTGTGTGAACCCCGCCTATGTGCGCACCCCCCTGGTCGAGAAACAGCTCACCGACCAGGCGCAGGCGCACGGCATCCCGGAGGAACGGGTGCTGTCCGAGGTGCTGCTGCAGGACAGTGCCGTCAAACGGCTCATCGAACCCGAGGAGGTCGCCGAGGCGGTGGCGTATCTGTGCAGTCCGCAGGCGTCCTTCGTGACCGGTACCTCGCTGGTGCTCGACGGTGGCTGGACCGCCCACTGA
- a CDS encoding glycosyltransferase: protein MVQTARVSAVVWTAAGSLLAWLWLLLCQGFFWRTDVRLPSRTEQEEWPSVCVVVPARDEAAVLPAALPSLLAQDYPGRAEIFLVDDGSADGTGDLARELARRHGGLPLTVGSPGEPPAGWTGKLWAVRHGIGLARARDPEYLLLTDADIAHAPDSLRELVAAARSGGFDVVSQMARLRVESVWERLVVPAFVYFFAQLYPFRRIAGTGRTAAAAGGCVLLRADSAERARIPDAIRHAVIDDVALARAVKRGGGRVWLGLAERVDSVRPYPRLHDLWRMVSRSAYAQLRHNVLLLAGTVAGLALVYLVPPVAVLSGLAAGRAPAALLGGLAWLVMAGTYVPMLRYYRQPLWLAPLLPFTAFLYLLMTVDSAVQHYRGRGAAWKGRTYARPDAMPDEG, encoded by the coding sequence GTGGTGCAGACTGCGCGCGTGAGCGCCGTTGTGTGGACTGCTGCTGGATCACTGCTCGCCTGGCTGTGGCTGCTGCTCTGTCAGGGCTTCTTCTGGCGCACCGATGTGCGGCTGCCGTCGCGCACGGAGCAGGAGGAGTGGCCGTCCGTGTGCGTCGTCGTCCCCGCCCGTGACGAGGCGGCCGTGCTGCCCGCCGCGCTGCCTTCGCTGCTCGCGCAGGACTATCCGGGGCGGGCGGAGATCTTCCTCGTCGACGACGGCAGTGCGGACGGCACCGGTGATCTGGCGCGTGAGCTGGCGCGCCGGCACGGCGGGCTGCCGCTGACCGTGGGATCGCCGGGTGAGCCACCGGCCGGCTGGACCGGCAAGCTGTGGGCGGTGCGGCACGGCATCGGGCTGGCACGCGCGCGTGATCCCGAGTACCTCCTGCTCACGGACGCCGACATCGCGCACGCGCCGGACAGTCTGCGGGAGCTGGTGGCGGCGGCCCGCTCCGGTGGGTTCGACGTCGTCTCCCAGATGGCACGGCTGCGGGTGGAGAGCGTCTGGGAACGGCTCGTGGTGCCGGCGTTCGTCTACTTCTTCGCGCAGCTCTACCCCTTCCGTCGGATCGCCGGGACGGGGCGGACGGCGGCCGCGGCAGGGGGCTGCGTGCTGCTGCGGGCGGATAGCGCCGAGCGGGCACGGATCCCGGACGCGATCCGGCACGCCGTGATCGACGACGTGGCGCTCGCGCGGGCCGTCAAGCGCGGCGGCGGCCGCGTCTGGCTGGGGCTCGCCGAGCGGGTGGACAGCGTGCGGCCGTATCCGCGGCTGCACGACCTGTGGCGCATGGTGTCGCGCAGCGCGTACGCCCAACTGCGGCACAACGTCCTGCTGCTGGCCGGTACGGTCGCCGGGCTGGCGCTGGTGTATCTGGTCCCGCCGGTGGCGGTCCTGTCGGGCCTCGCCGCCGGCCGTGCGCCGGCCGCGCTTCTCGGAGGTCTCGCGTGGCTCGTCATGGCGGGGACGTACGTCCCGATGCTCCGCTACTACCGGCAGCCGCTGTGGCTCGCTCCCCTGCTGCCGTTCACCGCGTTCCTCTATCTCCTCATGACGGTGGATTCGGCGGTGCAGCACTACCGGGGGCGGGGGGCGGCCTGGAAGGGCCGCACCTACGCGCGCCCGGACGCCATGCCCGACGAGGGCTGA
- a CDS encoding glutamate racemase, with protein sequence MKIALMDSGIGLLAATAAVRRLRPDADLVLSLDPDGMPWGPRTPQDLTERALAVAEAAAARRPEALIVGCNTATVHALTALRARLEPDIPVVGTVPAIKPAAAGGGHLAIWATPATTGSPYQQNLIRDFAGGVPVTEVPCWGLAEAVEHADEAAIDAAVSAAAALTPDDVTTVVLGCTHYELVAERIRTAVQRPGRAPLVLHGSAGAVAAQALRRLGEQPAPGATPHGTLTVLLSGREGVLPTSALAYAEGRLLQAVTPAR encoded by the coding sequence GTGAAGATCGCGCTCATGGACTCCGGAATCGGTCTGCTGGCGGCCACCGCCGCGGTACGGCGGCTGCGCCCCGACGCCGATCTCGTGCTCTCCCTGGACCCCGACGGCATGCCGTGGGGCCCGCGCACCCCGCAGGACCTCACCGAGCGCGCCCTGGCCGTCGCCGAAGCCGCCGCCGCGCGCCGCCCCGAGGCCCTGATCGTCGGCTGCAACACCGCGACCGTGCACGCCCTCACCGCCCTGCGCGCCCGCCTCGAACCGGACATCCCGGTCGTCGGCACCGTCCCGGCGATCAAGCCGGCCGCGGCCGGCGGCGGGCACCTCGCCATCTGGGCCACCCCGGCCACCACCGGCAGCCCCTACCAGCAGAACCTCATCCGGGACTTCGCCGGCGGCGTGCCCGTCACCGAGGTGCCGTGCTGGGGTCTCGCCGAGGCCGTGGAGCACGCGGACGAGGCGGCGATCGACGCGGCGGTGTCCGCGGCCGCCGCCCTCACCCCGGACGACGTGACCACCGTCGTCCTCGGCTGCACCCACTACGAACTGGTCGCCGAGCGCATCCGGACCGCCGTCCAGCGCCCCGGCCGTGCGCCCCTCGTGCTGCACGGCTCCGCGGGAGCCGTGGCCGCCCAGGCCCTGCGCCGGCTCGGTGAACAGCCCGCCCCGGGGGCCACTCCGCACGGCACGCTCACCGTGCTGCTCAGCGGCCGCGAGGGCGTGTTGCCCACCTCCGCGTTGGCGTACGCCGAAGGGCGTCTGCTGCAGGCGGTCACGCCCGCGCGCTGA
- the lnt gene encoding apolipoprotein N-acyltransferase, whose product MTVTATSVGESDQLEPRIAPGARTWARRLVRLVPAAAAALSGLLLYVSFPPRTLWWLALPAFAVLGWVLRGRGWKAALGLGYLFGLGFLLPLLVWTGVEVGPGPWLALVAIEALFVAGVGAGIAAVSKLPGWPVWAAAVWIAGEAARARAPFNGFPWGKIAFGQADGVFLPLAAVGGTPVLGFAVVLCGFGLYEVVRLAVRWRRTGEVRRAAAAMGVLSLAVPVVGAVAARPLVSDTAEDGHATVAVIQGNVPRAGLDFNSQRRAVLDYHARETERLAAEVEAGKVARPDFVLWPENSSDIDPFANPDARTVIDTAAKSIGAPISVGGVVERDGKLYNEQILWDPAKGPVDTYDKRQIQPFGEYLPLRSLIGAINENWTAMVRQDFSRGTKPGVFTMDGAKVGLVTCYEAAFDWTVRSEVTDGAQLISVPSNNATFDRSEMTYQQLAMSRVRAVEHSRTVTVPVTSGVSAIIMPDGRITQKTGMFVADSLVQKVPLRSSQTPATRLGILPEIALVLVAAGGLGWAVGAGLRGRRDGDA is encoded by the coding sequence GTGACCGTCACCGCAACCTCCGTCGGCGAGTCGGACCAGCTGGAGCCGCGGATCGCGCCCGGGGCGCGGACGTGGGCCCGGCGGCTCGTGCGTCTCGTCCCGGCCGCCGCAGCCGCGCTCTCCGGCCTGCTCCTCTACGTCTCCTTCCCGCCCCGCACGCTGTGGTGGCTGGCCCTGCCGGCCTTCGCCGTCCTCGGCTGGGTGCTGCGAGGCCGCGGCTGGAAGGCGGCACTCGGGCTCGGCTACCTCTTCGGCCTCGGTTTCCTGCTGCCGCTGCTGGTGTGGACCGGTGTGGAGGTCGGGCCGGGGCCCTGGCTCGCGCTGGTGGCGATCGAGGCCCTCTTCGTCGCCGGGGTCGGCGCCGGAATCGCGGCCGTGTCGAAGCTGCCCGGCTGGCCGGTGTGGGCGGCCGCCGTGTGGATCGCCGGAGAGGCCGCACGCGCACGTGCGCCCTTCAACGGCTTCCCCTGGGGAAAGATCGCGTTCGGTCAGGCGGACGGTGTGTTCCTGCCGCTCGCCGCGGTGGGCGGTACGCCGGTCCTCGGCTTCGCGGTCGTCCTGTGCGGCTTCGGACTGTACGAAGTCGTACGGCTCGCCGTGCGGTGGCGGCGGACCGGTGAGGTACGGCGCGCCGCGGCGGCCATGGGCGTGCTGAGTCTGGCCGTCCCCGTCGTGGGCGCCGTCGCGGCCCGGCCGCTGGTCAGCGACACGGCCGAGGACGGCCATGCCACCGTCGCGGTGATCCAGGGCAACGTGCCCCGAGCCGGCCTCGACTTCAACTCCCAGCGACGGGCCGTACTCGACTACCACGCGCGCGAGACCGAGCGACTGGCCGCCGAGGTCGAGGCCGGCAAGGTCGCGCGGCCCGACTTCGTGCTGTGGCCGGAGAACTCCTCCGACATCGACCCCTTCGCCAACCCCGACGCCCGCACCGTCATCGACACGGCCGCCAAGTCCATCGGCGCGCCCATCTCGGTCGGCGGCGTCGTCGAACGGGACGGCAAGCTGTACAACGAGCAGATTCTGTGGGACCCGGCGAAGGGCCCCGTCGACACCTACGACAAGCGCCAGATCCAGCCGTTCGGCGAGTACCTGCCGCTGCGCTCGCTCATCGGCGCCATCAACGAGAACTGGACGGCGATGGTCCGCCAGGACTTCAGCCGGGGCACCAAGCCGGGTGTGTTCACCATGGACGGCGCCAAGGTCGGCCTCGTCACCTGCTACGAGGCCGCCTTCGACTGGACCGTGCGCTCCGAGGTCACCGACGGCGCCCAGCTGATCTCCGTGCCCAGCAACAACGCCACCTTCGACCGCAGCGAGATGACCTACCAGCAGCTCGCCATGTCCCGGGTGCGCGCGGTCGAGCACAGCCGGACCGTGACGGTGCCGGTGACCAGCGGGGTCAGCGCGATCATCATGCCGGACGGCAGGATCACCCAGAAGACCGGCATGTTCGTGGCCGACTCCCTCGTGCAGAAGGTGCCGCTGCGGTCCTCGCAGACCCCCGCCACCCGGCTGGGCATCCTGCCGGAGATCGCCCTCGTGCTCGTCGCGGCCGGCGGACTCGGCTGGGCCGTCGGCGCCGGGCTGCGCGGGCGACGCGACGGTGACGCGTAG
- a CDS encoding O-antigen ligase family protein, translating into MVLGACAAWSLITAAVHDGRPEGVLLAVLAVAAGYAAGRIGGALLPVGAPVAGALAGIALTVAVPHLAPGPQIAAPLGHAGATAAVLTLSAGAACCAAWAAPVPAVRFALRLLAAGTAVLAALLGSTSGVVTCLAVLVCSLAAGRIRHRGSAMAVLATVAALVTGLIWAVAARAVPGGFVAALEGRLTPHRVQLWQDAWRLLGDDTALGAGPGRFGELSATSAHVLLSDGKPHSAPLQQAAEQGIVGVALLAAAFGWVLYALWRGPRPTPVALTAGAALTALAAIAGIGNALSFTAVSVGAGLLAGMATARPLADEQAGRTPDMRARGAGHTTAR; encoded by the coding sequence GTGGTGCTGGGCGCCTGCGCCGCCTGGTCCCTGATCACGGCGGCCGTGCACGACGGCAGGCCGGAGGGCGTTCTCCTGGCGGTGCTGGCGGTGGCCGCCGGGTACGCCGCCGGGCGGATCGGCGGGGCCCTGCTGCCGGTCGGCGCACCCGTCGCCGGAGCACTGGCCGGCATCGCGCTGACGGTGGCCGTTCCGCACCTCGCTCCGGGCCCGCAGATCGCCGCACCCCTCGGGCACGCCGGGGCCACCGCCGCCGTACTGACGTTGTCGGCCGGTGCGGCGTGCTGTGCGGCCTGGGCGGCGCCGGTTCCGGCCGTTCGCTTCGCCCTGCGGCTGCTGGCCGCGGGGACCGCGGTGCTGGCGGCCCTGCTCGGCTCGACCAGTGGCGTGGTGACCTGTCTCGCGGTACTGGTGTGCTCGCTGGCCGCCGGCCGCATCCGTCACCGCGGCTCCGCCATGGCCGTACTGGCCACGGTCGCCGCCCTGGTGACGGGTCTGATCTGGGCGGTCGCCGCACGGGCCGTACCGGGCGGGTTCGTGGCGGCTCTGGAGGGACGCCTCACACCGCACCGCGTGCAGTTGTGGCAGGACGCATGGCGTCTGCTCGGGGACGACACCGCGCTGGGGGCGGGACCGGGCCGCTTCGGGGAGCTGAGCGCGACGTCCGCCCATGTGCTGCTGTCCGACGGCAAGCCCCACTCGGCTCCCCTGCAGCAGGCGGCGGAACAGGGGATCGTCGGGGTGGCCCTGCTGGCGGCGGCGTTCGGCTGGGTCCTGTACGCGCTGTGGCGCGGCCCGCGCCCGACCCCGGTGGCACTCACCGCGGGCGCGGCCCTGACGGCGCTCGCCGCCATCGCCGGGATCGGCAACGCGCTGAGCTTCACGGCGGTGTCGGTGGGGGCGGGCCTGCTGGCGGGCATGGCCACGGCACGCCCCCTCGCCGACGAACAGGCGGGCCGCACTCCGGACATGCGGGCACGCGGCGCGGGGCACACCACGGCGCGGTGA
- a CDS encoding DUF6643 family protein produces the protein MTSPRSTYGGGYYSASFPDTPIYDRLVAERGTPQIAPIRVPAQYDMPGSHLPALPSALPALPAAPSQPAYGYPQAQQPAPLQQAPAAYIPQQATAPRGYPGPQPQQPRPAAPAGYEAMRPAAPRPAPAPYQDPYNNQQYRGY, from the coding sequence ATGACCTCCCCCCGCTCCACCTATGGCGGCGGCTACTACTCCGCCTCCTTCCCGGACACCCCGATCTACGACAGGCTCGTCGCCGAGCGGGGCACCCCGCAGATCGCCCCGATCCGGGTCCCCGCTCAGTACGACATGCCGGGCAGCCACCTGCCCGCGCTCCCTTCGGCGCTGCCGGCCCTTCCGGCAGCTCCCTCCCAGCCCGCCTACGGCTATCCGCAGGCGCAGCAGCCCGCACCGCTGCAGCAGGCGCCCGCGGCGTACATCCCGCAGCAGGCCACCGCTCCGCGCGGCTACCCCGGCCCGCAGCCTCAGCAGCCGCGTCCGGCGGCCCCCGCGGGCTACGAGGCGATGCGCCCCGCTGCTCCCCGGCCGGCCCCGGCTCCCTATCAGGACCCGTACAACAACCAGCAGTACCGAGGGTACTGA
- a CDS encoding NUDIX hydrolase, whose protein sequence is MATPDFIRTLRASAGHQLLWLPGVTALVFDDEGRVLLNRRADTRKWSVLGGIPDPGEQPAACAVREVYEETAVRCVAERVVVVQALQPVTYENGDTCQYMDITFRCRAVGGEARVNDDESLDVAWFDVDALPELNDFGLLRIKQALSDDPTWFDPTASG, encoded by the coding sequence ATGGCTACTCCCGACTTCATCCGCACGCTCCGTGCCTCGGCCGGTCATCAGCTGCTCTGGCTCCCCGGGGTCACCGCCCTCGTCTTCGACGACGAGGGCAGAGTGCTGCTCAACCGCCGCGCCGACACCCGCAAGTGGTCCGTGCTCGGCGGCATCCCGGACCCGGGGGAGCAGCCCGCGGCCTGCGCGGTGCGGGAGGTCTACGAGGAGACGGCCGTACGGTGCGTCGCCGAACGGGTCGTCGTCGTCCAGGCCCTGCAGCCCGTCACGTACGAGAACGGCGACACCTGTCAGTACATGGACATCACCTTCCGCTGCCGGGCCGTGGGCGGTGAAGCACGGGTCAACGACGACGAGTCGCTGGACGTGGCCTGGTTCGACGTCGACGCACTGCCCGAGCTGAACGACTTCGGCCTGCTCCGGATCAAGCAGGCCCTGTCGGACGACCCCACATGGTTCGACCCCACTGCCTCCGGCTGA